From the genome of Syngnathus acus chromosome 24, fSynAcu1.2, whole genome shotgun sequence, one region includes:
- the si:dkey-71h2.2 gene encoding low density lipoprotein receptor adapter protein 1-B isoform X4, producing the protein MDALKNAGRAIIKSPGVPRHTWGTSKHEKLPENWTDTKETLLEGMAFNLKYLGMTLVGQPKGEDMAAAAIRRIVTTARAGAKKFRKVTLTISPKGIVITDTDTADLVENVSIYRISYCTADKSQDKVFAYVSQSAFNETLECHAFLCQKKKIAQAVTLTVAQAFKVALDLWELAQQDKSRKARSACCSCAAAATNGHGAATDARCLPAAAFSSDTSGSADKMLRRPFLSTSISSPSPRSNPARRRPVKHDSWDVDDGLDDLLASSMDVEDTGSEWSSPAPDPSLPMQL; encoded by the exons ATGGACGCGCTGAAAAACGCCGGGAGAGCGATCATCAAGAGCCCTGGCGTCCCGCGGCACACGTGGGGAACTTCCAAGCACGAAA AGCTTCCCGAGAACTGGACAGACACCAAAGAGACTCTGTTGGAGGGCATGGCGTTCAACCTCAAGTACCTGGGAATGACATTAGTGGGCCAGCCCAAAGGGGAGGacatggccgccgccgccatccgCAGGATCGTCACCACG GCCAGAGCCGGCGCTAAGAAGTTCCGCAAAGTCACGCTGACCATCTCCCCGAAAGGCATCGTCATTACCGACACGGACACGGCGGACCTGGTCGAAAACGTCTCCATCTACAG AATCTCGTACTGCACAGCAGACAAAAGCCAGGACAAGGTGTTTGCCTACGTGTCTCAGAGCGCTTTCAACGAGACGCTGGAGTGTCACGCCTTCCTCtgccagaagaagaagatt GCTCAGGCCGTGACGCTGACTGTCGCACAGGCCTTCAAAGTGGCCCTGGATCTTTGGGAGCTTGCTCAACAAG ATAAAAGCAGGAAGGCAAGAAGCGCATGTTGCTCCTGCGCAGCCGCCGCCACCAACGGTCACGGGGCGGCAACAGACGCTCGCTGCCTTCCCGCAG CGGCGTTCTCTTCAGACACGTCTGGCAGCGCCGACAAGATGCTGCGTCGGCCGTTCCTGTCCACCTCCATCAGCTCGCCGTCGCCTCGCAGCAACCCCGCTCGGAGGCGACCCGTCAAACACGACTCCTGG GACGTGGACGACGGACTGGATGACCTTTTGGCAAG CAGCATGGACGTAGAGGACACAGGCAGTG AATGGTCAAGCCCGGCTCCTGACCCATCTTTGCCCATGCAGCTTTGA
- the si:ch211-278j3.3 gene encoding E3 ubiquitin-protein ligase RNF19B: MKRPKQQTGGPLSFLNFFSRKPKSEGRPAEARPKEEVAIALTPSEHPPQREETAEESGQGRLCRAESADSAAEDAVEAPSTASSPPAGATAGSTDVLPLSWSGQDPPAADEHLEECPLCLLSQPPQCFPRLLTCPHRTCGDCLRRYLRMEISESRVAIACPQCPEALTPLDVRTILDDPVLLERFEEYHLRRFLAADPDTRWCPAPDCSYAVIAYGCAECPKLRCGRDGCDTDFCYHCRQLWHPNQTCDQARRQRARHALGGKDATAAALYVFNEEPGGDAEEIKPCPRCGACIMKTNDGSCNRMNCTVCACQFCWLCMQEITDVHYLSPSGCTFWGKKPWSQTRKVLWQVGMLLGAPVIISLIAGLAIPVIIVGIPIYMGRKVHGRCKKNNISGSKHYLTVASGVMMSVFVSPVIAAVTVGVGVPLMLTYVYGVVPMSLCRNGWCRQPADAPDALEDLASYLLFSHMVSEHWRAQSSPTLADTSVQEVSAQEAVAPHPVPLPLPGAAAEESPREDGQSECNGGSRDGTNIEVRVEIERQPRGARQSSLSSILSSRSLSIESLGRLARGDGNAFPVFESEDV, from the exons ATGAAGAGGCCCAAGCAGCAGACGGGCGGCCCGCTCAGCTTCCTCAACTTCTTCAGCCGGAAGCCCAAATCGGAAGGGCGGCCCGCCGAGGCTCGGCCGAAAGAGGAGGTGGCCATCGCGCTCACCCCCAGCGAACATCCGCCGCAACGG GAAGAGACTGCCGAAGAGTCTGGTCAAGGGAGACTTTGCCGAGCGGAAAGCGCCGACAGCGCCGCCGAGGATGCCGTTGAGGCGCCGTCGACGGCGTCCAGCCCGCCCGCCGGCGCCACCGCCGGCTCCACTGACGTCCTGCCGCTGTCCTGGTCCGGCCAGGACCCGCCGGCGGCGGACGAGCACCTAGAGGAGTGCCCGCTGTGCCTGCTCAGCCAGCCGCCGCAGTGCTTCCCCAGACTGCTCACCTGCCCGCACCGCACCTGCGGCGACTGCCTGCGCCGATATCTGCGCATGGAAATCTCCGAGAGCCGGGTGGCCATTGCGTGCCCGCAGTGTCCCGAGGCCCTGACGCCGCTGGATGTGCGCACTATCCTGGATGACCCGGTGCTGCTGGAGAGGTTCGAGGAGTACCACCTGCGCCGCTTCCTGGCCGCCGACCCGGACACGCGCTGGTGTCCCGCACCGGACTGCAG CTACGCGGTGATCGCGTACGGCTGCGCTGAGTGTCCCAAGCTGCGGTGCGGGCGCGACGGCTGCGACACCGACTTCTGCTACCACTGTCGCCAGCTGTGGCACCCGAACCAGACCTGTGACCAGGCGCGGCGCCAGCGTGCGCGCCACGCCTTGGGCGGCAAGGACGCCACGGCCGCTGCGCTCTACGTCTTCAATGAAGAACCCGGAGGAG ATGCGGAGGAGATCAAGCCGTGTCCCCGCTGCGGCGCTTGCATCATGAAGACCAACGACGGCAGCTGCAACCGCATGAACTGTACCGTGTGCGCTTGCCAGTTCTGCTGGCTGTGCATGCAGGAGATCACCGACGTCCACTACCTCAG TCCCTCAGGATGTACCTTCTGGGGCAAGAAGCCATGGTCTCAGACCCGCAAAGTTCTGTGGCAGGTGGGCATGTTGCTGGGCGCCCCCGTGATCATCTCGCTCATCGCCGGCCTCGCCATTCCCGTCATCATCGTGGGCATACCCATCTACATGGGCCGAAAG GTCCACGGTCGttgcaagaaaaacaatatcTCAGGAAGTAAGCACTACTTGACGGTGGCGAGCGGCGTGATGATGTCGGTGTTTGTCTCGCCCGTCATCGCGGCTGTCACAGTGG GCGTGGGCGTCCCGCTCATGTTGACGTACGTGTACGGGGTGGTGCCCATGTCGCTGTGCAGGAACGGTTGGTGTCGACAGCCCGCCGACGCTCCCGACGCGCTGGAGGACCTCGCCAGCT ATCTTCTGTTCTCTCACATGGTGAGCGAGCACTGGCGGGCTCAAAGCAGCCCCACGCTGGCCGACACCAGCGTGCAGGAGGTCAGCGCGCAGGAAGCGGTTGCCCCCCACCCGGTGCCCCTCCCACTCCCCGGTGCGGCGGCGGAGGAGTCCCCCCGAGAGGACGGACAGTCAGAGTGCAACGGTGGTTCCAG GGACGGAACCAACATCGAAGTGCGCGTGGAGATCGAGAGGCAGCCCCGAGGCGCTCGCCAGTCCAGCCTCAGCAGCATCCTGTCCAGCCGCAGTTTGTCCATCGAGTCCCTGGGACGCTTGGCGAGGGGAGACGGTAACGCTTTCCCCGTCTTTGAATCGGAAGACGTATGA
- the si:dkey-71h2.2 gene encoding low density lipoprotein receptor adapter protein 1-B isoform X7 — translation MDALKNAGRAIIKSPGVPRHTWGTSKHEKLPENWTDTKETLLEGMAFNLKYLGMTLVGQPKGEDMAAAAIRRIVTTARAGAKKFRKVTLTISPKGIVITDTDTADLVENVSIYRISYCTADKSQDKVFAYVSQSAFNETLECHAFLCQKKKIAQAVTLTVAQAFKVALDLWELAQQDKSRKARSACCSCAAAATNGHGAATDARCLPAAAFSSDTSGSADKMLRRPFLSTSISSPSPRSNPARRRPVKHDSWDVDDGLDDLLASMDVEDTGSDLRHLL, via the exons ATGGACGCGCTGAAAAACGCCGGGAGAGCGATCATCAAGAGCCCTGGCGTCCCGCGGCACACGTGGGGAACTTCCAAGCACGAAA AGCTTCCCGAGAACTGGACAGACACCAAAGAGACTCTGTTGGAGGGCATGGCGTTCAACCTCAAGTACCTGGGAATGACATTAGTGGGCCAGCCCAAAGGGGAGGacatggccgccgccgccatccgCAGGATCGTCACCACG GCCAGAGCCGGCGCTAAGAAGTTCCGCAAAGTCACGCTGACCATCTCCCCGAAAGGCATCGTCATTACCGACACGGACACGGCGGACCTGGTCGAAAACGTCTCCATCTACAG AATCTCGTACTGCACAGCAGACAAAAGCCAGGACAAGGTGTTTGCCTACGTGTCTCAGAGCGCTTTCAACGAGACGCTGGAGTGTCACGCCTTCCTCtgccagaagaagaagatt GCTCAGGCCGTGACGCTGACTGTCGCACAGGCCTTCAAAGTGGCCCTGGATCTTTGGGAGCTTGCTCAACAAG ATAAAAGCAGGAAGGCAAGAAGCGCATGTTGCTCCTGCGCAGCCGCCGCCACCAACGGTCACGGGGCGGCAACAGACGCTCGCTGCCTTCCCGCAG CGGCGTTCTCTTCAGACACGTCTGGCAGCGCCGACAAGATGCTGCGTCGGCCGTTCCTGTCCACCTCCATCAGCTCGCCGTCGCCTCGCAGCAACCCCGCTCGGAGGCGACCCGTCAAACACGACTCCTGG GACGTGGACGACGGACTGGATGACCTTTTGGCAAG CATGGACGTAGAGGACACAGGCAGTG ATCTTAGACATCTTCTTTGA
- the si:dkey-71h2.2 gene encoding low density lipoprotein receptor adapter protein 1-B isoform X5, which yields MDALKNAGRAIIKSPGVPRHTWGTSKHEKLPENWTDTKETLLEGMAFNLKYLGMTLVGQPKGEDMAAAAIRRIVTTARAGAKKFRKVTLTISPKGIVITDTDTADLVENVSIYRISYCTADKSQDKVFAYVSQSAFNETLECHAFLCQKKKIAQAVTLTVAQAFKVALDLWELAQQDKSRKARSACCSCAAAATNGHGAATDARCLPAAAFSSDTSGSADKMLRRPFLSTSISSPSPRSNPARRRPVKHDSWDVDDGLDDLLASMDVEDTGSEWSSPAPDPSLPMQL from the exons ATGGACGCGCTGAAAAACGCCGGGAGAGCGATCATCAAGAGCCCTGGCGTCCCGCGGCACACGTGGGGAACTTCCAAGCACGAAA AGCTTCCCGAGAACTGGACAGACACCAAAGAGACTCTGTTGGAGGGCATGGCGTTCAACCTCAAGTACCTGGGAATGACATTAGTGGGCCAGCCCAAAGGGGAGGacatggccgccgccgccatccgCAGGATCGTCACCACG GCCAGAGCCGGCGCTAAGAAGTTCCGCAAAGTCACGCTGACCATCTCCCCGAAAGGCATCGTCATTACCGACACGGACACGGCGGACCTGGTCGAAAACGTCTCCATCTACAG AATCTCGTACTGCACAGCAGACAAAAGCCAGGACAAGGTGTTTGCCTACGTGTCTCAGAGCGCTTTCAACGAGACGCTGGAGTGTCACGCCTTCCTCtgccagaagaagaagatt GCTCAGGCCGTGACGCTGACTGTCGCACAGGCCTTCAAAGTGGCCCTGGATCTTTGGGAGCTTGCTCAACAAG ATAAAAGCAGGAAGGCAAGAAGCGCATGTTGCTCCTGCGCAGCCGCCGCCACCAACGGTCACGGGGCGGCAACAGACGCTCGCTGCCTTCCCGCAG CGGCGTTCTCTTCAGACACGTCTGGCAGCGCCGACAAGATGCTGCGTCGGCCGTTCCTGTCCACCTCCATCAGCTCGCCGTCGCCTCGCAGCAACCCCGCTCGGAGGCGACCCGTCAAACACGACTCCTGG GACGTGGACGACGGACTGGATGACCTTTTGGCAAG CATGGACGTAGAGGACACAGGCAGTG AATGGTCAAGCCCGGCTCCTGACCCATCTTTGCCCATGCAGCTTTGA
- the si:dkey-71h2.2 gene encoding low density lipoprotein receptor adapter protein 1-B isoform X3, with the protein MDALKNAGRAIIKSPGVPRHTWGTSKHEKLPENWTDTKETLLEGMAFNLKYLGMTLVGQPKGEDMAAAAIRRIVTTARAGAKKFRKVTLTISPKGIVITDTDTADLVENVSIYRISYCTADKSQDKVFAYVSQSAFNETLECHAFLCQKKKIAQAVTLTVAQAFKVALDLWELAQQDKSRKARSACCSCAAAATNGHGAATDARCLPAAAFSSDTSGSADKMLRRPFLSTSISSPSPRSNPARRRPVKHDSWVGWPKCLDGLPNEHMAPQSCLLACIDFCFLSAQDVDDGLDDLLARMVKPGS; encoded by the exons ATGGACGCGCTGAAAAACGCCGGGAGAGCGATCATCAAGAGCCCTGGCGTCCCGCGGCACACGTGGGGAACTTCCAAGCACGAAA AGCTTCCCGAGAACTGGACAGACACCAAAGAGACTCTGTTGGAGGGCATGGCGTTCAACCTCAAGTACCTGGGAATGACATTAGTGGGCCAGCCCAAAGGGGAGGacatggccgccgccgccatccgCAGGATCGTCACCACG GCCAGAGCCGGCGCTAAGAAGTTCCGCAAAGTCACGCTGACCATCTCCCCGAAAGGCATCGTCATTACCGACACGGACACGGCGGACCTGGTCGAAAACGTCTCCATCTACAG AATCTCGTACTGCACAGCAGACAAAAGCCAGGACAAGGTGTTTGCCTACGTGTCTCAGAGCGCTTTCAACGAGACGCTGGAGTGTCACGCCTTCCTCtgccagaagaagaagatt GCTCAGGCCGTGACGCTGACTGTCGCACAGGCCTTCAAAGTGGCCCTGGATCTTTGGGAGCTTGCTCAACAAG ATAAAAGCAGGAAGGCAAGAAGCGCATGTTGCTCCTGCGCAGCCGCCGCCACCAACGGTCACGGGGCGGCAACAGACGCTCGCTGCCTTCCCGCAG CGGCGTTCTCTTCAGACACGTCTGGCAGCGCCGACAAGATGCTGCGTCGGCCGTTCCTGTCCACCTCCATCAGCTCGCCGTCGCCTCGCAGCAACCCCGCTCGGAGGCGACCCGTCAAACACGACTCCTGGGTAGGTTGGCCAAAATGTTTGGATGGTCTACCTAATGAGCACATGGCACCCCAATCATGCTTA CTTGCGtgtattgatttttgttttctatctGCGCAGGACGTGGACGACGGACTGGATGACCTTTTGGCAAG AATGGTCAAGCCCGGCTCCTGA
- the si:dkey-71h2.2 gene encoding low density lipoprotein receptor adapter protein 1-B isoform X9 codes for MDALKNAGRAIIKSPGVPRHTWGTSKHEKLPENWTDTKETLLEGMAFNLKYLGMTLVGQPKGEDMAAAAIRRIVTTARAGAKKFRKVTLTISPKGIVITDTDTADLVENVSIYRISYCTADKSQDKVFAYVSQSAFNETLECHAFLCQKKKIAQAVTLTVAQAFKVALDLWELAQQDKSRKARSACCSCAAAATNGHGAATDARCLPAAAFSSDTSGSADKMLRRPFLSTSISSPSPRSNPARRRPVKHDSWDVDDGLDDLLARMVKPGS; via the exons ATGGACGCGCTGAAAAACGCCGGGAGAGCGATCATCAAGAGCCCTGGCGTCCCGCGGCACACGTGGGGAACTTCCAAGCACGAAA AGCTTCCCGAGAACTGGACAGACACCAAAGAGACTCTGTTGGAGGGCATGGCGTTCAACCTCAAGTACCTGGGAATGACATTAGTGGGCCAGCCCAAAGGGGAGGacatggccgccgccgccatccgCAGGATCGTCACCACG GCCAGAGCCGGCGCTAAGAAGTTCCGCAAAGTCACGCTGACCATCTCCCCGAAAGGCATCGTCATTACCGACACGGACACGGCGGACCTGGTCGAAAACGTCTCCATCTACAG AATCTCGTACTGCACAGCAGACAAAAGCCAGGACAAGGTGTTTGCCTACGTGTCTCAGAGCGCTTTCAACGAGACGCTGGAGTGTCACGCCTTCCTCtgccagaagaagaagatt GCTCAGGCCGTGACGCTGACTGTCGCACAGGCCTTCAAAGTGGCCCTGGATCTTTGGGAGCTTGCTCAACAAG ATAAAAGCAGGAAGGCAAGAAGCGCATGTTGCTCCTGCGCAGCCGCCGCCACCAACGGTCACGGGGCGGCAACAGACGCTCGCTGCCTTCCCGCAG CGGCGTTCTCTTCAGACACGTCTGGCAGCGCCGACAAGATGCTGCGTCGGCCGTTCCTGTCCACCTCCATCAGCTCGCCGTCGCCTCGCAGCAACCCCGCTCGGAGGCGACCCGTCAAACACGACTCCTGG GACGTGGACGACGGACTGGATGACCTTTTGGCAAG AATGGTCAAGCCCGGCTCCTGA
- the si:dkey-71h2.2 gene encoding low density lipoprotein receptor adapter protein 1-B isoform X1 translates to MDALKNAGRAIIKSPGVPRHTWGTSKHEKLPENWTDTKETLLEGMAFNLKYLGMTLVGQPKGEDMAAAAIRRIVTTARAGAKKFRKVTLTISPKGIVITDTDTADLVENVSIYRISYCTADKSQDKVFAYVSQSAFNETLECHAFLCQKKKIAQAVTLTVAQAFKVALDLWELAQQDKSRKARSACCSCAAAATNGHGAATDARCLPAAAFSSDTSGSADKMLRRPFLSTSISSPSPRSNPARRRPVKHDSWVGWPKCLDGLPNEHMAPQSCLLACIDFCFLSAQDVDDGLDDLLASKTHLYRQMACMQVSRVHPARYVEHEI, encoded by the exons ATGGACGCGCTGAAAAACGCCGGGAGAGCGATCATCAAGAGCCCTGGCGTCCCGCGGCACACGTGGGGAACTTCCAAGCACGAAA AGCTTCCCGAGAACTGGACAGACACCAAAGAGACTCTGTTGGAGGGCATGGCGTTCAACCTCAAGTACCTGGGAATGACATTAGTGGGCCAGCCCAAAGGGGAGGacatggccgccgccgccatccgCAGGATCGTCACCACG GCCAGAGCCGGCGCTAAGAAGTTCCGCAAAGTCACGCTGACCATCTCCCCGAAAGGCATCGTCATTACCGACACGGACACGGCGGACCTGGTCGAAAACGTCTCCATCTACAG AATCTCGTACTGCACAGCAGACAAAAGCCAGGACAAGGTGTTTGCCTACGTGTCTCAGAGCGCTTTCAACGAGACGCTGGAGTGTCACGCCTTCCTCtgccagaagaagaagatt GCTCAGGCCGTGACGCTGACTGTCGCACAGGCCTTCAAAGTGGCCCTGGATCTTTGGGAGCTTGCTCAACAAG ATAAAAGCAGGAAGGCAAGAAGCGCATGTTGCTCCTGCGCAGCCGCCGCCACCAACGGTCACGGGGCGGCAACAGACGCTCGCTGCCTTCCCGCAG CGGCGTTCTCTTCAGACACGTCTGGCAGCGCCGACAAGATGCTGCGTCGGCCGTTCCTGTCCACCTCCATCAGCTCGCCGTCGCCTCGCAGCAACCCCGCTCGGAGGCGACCCGTCAAACACGACTCCTGGGTAGGTTGGCCAAAATGTTTGGATGGTCTACCTAATGAGCACATGGCACCCCAATCATGCTTA CTTGCGtgtattgatttttgttttctatctGCGCAGGACGTGGACGACGGACTGGATGACCTTTTGGCAAG CAAGACGCATCTCTACCGGCAGATGGCTTGCATGCAGGTCAGCAGAGTCCATCCAGCACGGTATGTGGAACATGAAATATGA
- the si:dkey-71h2.2 gene encoding low density lipoprotein receptor adapter protein 1-B isoform X2, translated as MDALKNAGRAIIKSPGVPRHTWGTSKHEKLPENWTDTKETLLEGMAFNLKYLGMTLVGQPKGEDMAAAAIRRIVTTARAGAKKFRKVTLTISPKGIVITDTDTADLVENVSIYRISYCTADKSQDKVFAYVSQSAFNETLECHAFLCQKKKIAQAVTLTVAQAFKVALDLWELAQQDKSRKARSACCSCAAAATNGHGAATDARCLPAAAFSSDTSGSADKMLRRPFLSTSISSPSPRSNPARRRPVKHDSWVGWPKCLDGLPNEHMAPQSCLLACIDFCFLSAQDVDDGLDDLLASMDVEDTGSEWSSPAPDPSLPMQL; from the exons ATGGACGCGCTGAAAAACGCCGGGAGAGCGATCATCAAGAGCCCTGGCGTCCCGCGGCACACGTGGGGAACTTCCAAGCACGAAA AGCTTCCCGAGAACTGGACAGACACCAAAGAGACTCTGTTGGAGGGCATGGCGTTCAACCTCAAGTACCTGGGAATGACATTAGTGGGCCAGCCCAAAGGGGAGGacatggccgccgccgccatccgCAGGATCGTCACCACG GCCAGAGCCGGCGCTAAGAAGTTCCGCAAAGTCACGCTGACCATCTCCCCGAAAGGCATCGTCATTACCGACACGGACACGGCGGACCTGGTCGAAAACGTCTCCATCTACAG AATCTCGTACTGCACAGCAGACAAAAGCCAGGACAAGGTGTTTGCCTACGTGTCTCAGAGCGCTTTCAACGAGACGCTGGAGTGTCACGCCTTCCTCtgccagaagaagaagatt GCTCAGGCCGTGACGCTGACTGTCGCACAGGCCTTCAAAGTGGCCCTGGATCTTTGGGAGCTTGCTCAACAAG ATAAAAGCAGGAAGGCAAGAAGCGCATGTTGCTCCTGCGCAGCCGCCGCCACCAACGGTCACGGGGCGGCAACAGACGCTCGCTGCCTTCCCGCAG CGGCGTTCTCTTCAGACACGTCTGGCAGCGCCGACAAGATGCTGCGTCGGCCGTTCCTGTCCACCTCCATCAGCTCGCCGTCGCCTCGCAGCAACCCCGCTCGGAGGCGACCCGTCAAACACGACTCCTGGGTAGGTTGGCCAAAATGTTTGGATGGTCTACCTAATGAGCACATGGCACCCCAATCATGCTTA CTTGCGtgtattgatttttgttttctatctGCGCAGGACGTGGACGACGGACTGGATGACCTTTTGGCAAG CATGGACGTAGAGGACACAGGCAGTG AATGGTCAAGCCCGGCTCCTGACCCATCTTTGCCCATGCAGCTTTGA
- the si:dkey-71h2.2 gene encoding low density lipoprotein receptor adapter protein 1-B isoform X6 produces the protein MDALKNAGRAIIKSPGVPRHTWGTSKHEKLPENWTDTKETLLEGMAFNLKYLGMTLVGQPKGEDMAAAAIRRIVTTARAGAKKFRKVTLTISPKGIVITDTDTADLVENVSIYRISYCTADKSQDKVFAYVSQSAFNETLECHAFLCQKKKIAQAVTLTVAQAFKVALDLWELAQQDKSRKARSACCSCAAAATNGHGAATDARCLPAAAFSSDTSGSADKMLRRPFLSTSISSPSPRSNPARRRPVKHDSWDVDDGLDDLLASSMDVEDTGSDLRHLL, from the exons ATGGACGCGCTGAAAAACGCCGGGAGAGCGATCATCAAGAGCCCTGGCGTCCCGCGGCACACGTGGGGAACTTCCAAGCACGAAA AGCTTCCCGAGAACTGGACAGACACCAAAGAGACTCTGTTGGAGGGCATGGCGTTCAACCTCAAGTACCTGGGAATGACATTAGTGGGCCAGCCCAAAGGGGAGGacatggccgccgccgccatccgCAGGATCGTCACCACG GCCAGAGCCGGCGCTAAGAAGTTCCGCAAAGTCACGCTGACCATCTCCCCGAAAGGCATCGTCATTACCGACACGGACACGGCGGACCTGGTCGAAAACGTCTCCATCTACAG AATCTCGTACTGCACAGCAGACAAAAGCCAGGACAAGGTGTTTGCCTACGTGTCTCAGAGCGCTTTCAACGAGACGCTGGAGTGTCACGCCTTCCTCtgccagaagaagaagatt GCTCAGGCCGTGACGCTGACTGTCGCACAGGCCTTCAAAGTGGCCCTGGATCTTTGGGAGCTTGCTCAACAAG ATAAAAGCAGGAAGGCAAGAAGCGCATGTTGCTCCTGCGCAGCCGCCGCCACCAACGGTCACGGGGCGGCAACAGACGCTCGCTGCCTTCCCGCAG CGGCGTTCTCTTCAGACACGTCTGGCAGCGCCGACAAGATGCTGCGTCGGCCGTTCCTGTCCACCTCCATCAGCTCGCCGTCGCCTCGCAGCAACCCCGCTCGGAGGCGACCCGTCAAACACGACTCCTGG GACGTGGACGACGGACTGGATGACCTTTTGGCAAG CAGCATGGACGTAGAGGACACAGGCAGTG ATCTTAGACATCTTCTTTGA
- the si:dkey-71h2.2 gene encoding low density lipoprotein receptor adapter protein 1-B isoform X8 — protein sequence MDALKNAGRAIIKSPGVPRHTWGTSKHEKLPENWTDTKETLLEGMAFNLKYLGMTLVGQPKGEDMAAAAIRRIVTTARAGAKKFRKVTLTISPKGIVITDTDTADLVENVSIYRISYCTADKSQDKVFAYVSQSAFNETLECHAFLCQKKKIAQAVTLTVAQAFKVALDLWELAQQDKSRKARSACCSCAAAATNGHGAATDARCLPAGKKIQRTQFLLSQASGVLFRHVWQRRQDAASAVPVHLHQLAVASQQPRSEATRQTRLLGRGRRTG from the exons ATGGACGCGCTGAAAAACGCCGGGAGAGCGATCATCAAGAGCCCTGGCGTCCCGCGGCACACGTGGGGAACTTCCAAGCACGAAA AGCTTCCCGAGAACTGGACAGACACCAAAGAGACTCTGTTGGAGGGCATGGCGTTCAACCTCAAGTACCTGGGAATGACATTAGTGGGCCAGCCCAAAGGGGAGGacatggccgccgccgccatccgCAGGATCGTCACCACG GCCAGAGCCGGCGCTAAGAAGTTCCGCAAAGTCACGCTGACCATCTCCCCGAAAGGCATCGTCATTACCGACACGGACACGGCGGACCTGGTCGAAAACGTCTCCATCTACAG AATCTCGTACTGCACAGCAGACAAAAGCCAGGACAAGGTGTTTGCCTACGTGTCTCAGAGCGCTTTCAACGAGACGCTGGAGTGTCACGCCTTCCTCtgccagaagaagaagatt GCTCAGGCCGTGACGCTGACTGTCGCACAGGCCTTCAAAGTGGCCCTGGATCTTTGGGAGCTTGCTCAACAAG ATAAAAGCAGGAAGGCAAGAAGCGCATGTTGCTCCTGCGCAGCCGCCGCCACCAACGGTCACGGGGCGGCAACAGACGCTCGCTGCCTTCCCGCAGGTAAGAAGATCCAAAGAACTCAATTCCTGCTAAGTCAAGCTAGCGGCGTTCTCTTCAGACACGTCTGGCAGCGCCGACAAGATGCTGCGTCGGCCGTTCCTGTCCACCTCCATCAGCTCGCCGTCGCCTCGCAGCAACCCCGCTCGGAGGCGACCCGTCAAACACGACTCCTGG GACGTGGACGACGGACTGGATGA